One Suncus etruscus isolate mSunEtr1 chromosome 13, mSunEtr1.pri.cur, whole genome shotgun sequence genomic region harbors:
- the TRIM59 gene encoding tripartite motif-containing protein 59 — MHNFEDELTCPICYSIFEDPRVLPCSHTFCKACLESILQASSNFYIWRPLRIPLKCPSCRSMNEVAPSGIDSLPVNFALRGIIEKYQQEDHPEIATCPEHYMQPLNVYCLLDKKLVCGHCLTMGQHKGHPIDDLNSAYLKEKETPQKLLQQLSDAHWTDLSHLIQKLEEQKLNSERMVQGDKEVVLQYFKELSDVLEQKKKLFLTALCDVSKRICQLYTPQIERMKELQEQQLELIALATSLQEENPLEFLEKVDDVRQRVQMLKQKPLPQILPVHIHPRAIQVLKEDWSRTEIKQIKQLLVPEMKISSKRKPCPPIEKKDNDREAELFKILNIVIVTVISVILLSVLFFNQHIITFLNEITSLYFSKVSSSVYQIVSNSLHNLKNILCHILYLMKEFIWKPVFC; from the coding sequence ATGCACAATTTTGAGGATGAGTTAACATGCCCCATTTGTTACAGTATCTTTGAAGACCCTCGTGTACTACCATGTTCTCACACATTCTGTAAGGCTTGCTTAGAAAGCATTCTTCAGGCATCAAGTAACTTTTACATATGGAGGCCTTTGCGGATCCCGCTCAAGTGCCCTAGCTGCAGAAGCATGAACGAGGTCGCTCCCTCGGGCATAGACTCTTTACCGGTTAATTTTGCATTAAGGGGTATTATCGAAAAGTACCAGCAAGAAGATCACCCGGAAATTGCCACCTGCCCTGAACACTACATGCAGCCATTAAATGTTTACTGTCTGCTGGATAAGAAGCTGGTCTGTGGGCATTGCCTTACCATGGGCCAGCATAAGGGCCACCCAATAGATGACCTCAACAGCGCCTACCTCAAGGAGAAGGAAACACcgcagaaattgctccagcaGTTGAGTGATGCTCACTGGACAGACCTCAGCCATCTGATTCAGAAGCTTGAAGAACAGAAATTGAATTCGGAGAGGATGGTCCAAGGGGATAAGGAAGTCGTTCTTCAGTACTTCAAGGAGCTTAGTGATGTATTGGAACAGAAAAAAAAGCTGTTCCTAACTGCCCTTTGTGATGTCAGTAAAAGGATCTGTCAGCTCTATACGCCCCAAATCGAAAGAATGAAAGAGTTGCAAGAGCAGCAGCTTGAATTAATCGCCCTGGCAACATCTttacaggaagaaaatcccctgGAGTTTCTTGAGAAAGTGGATGATGTTCGCCAGCGGGTCCAGATGCTGAAGCAGAAACCCCTGCCCCAAATCTTGCCTGTCCACATCCACCCACGAGCTATCCAGGTATTGAAGGAGGATTGGAGCAGAACAGAAATTAAGCAAATCAAGCAACTGCTCGTTCCCGAAATGAAGATTTCTTCAAAGAGGAAGCCTTGTCCCCCGATAGAGAAGAAAGACAATGACAGAGAAGCTGAACTTTTTAAGATTCTAAATATTGTTATTGTCACAGTGATTTCAGTGATACTGTTATCAGTCCTCTTTTTTAACCAGCACATAATAACCTTTTTAAATGAAATCACTTCACTGTATTTCTCTAAAGTCTCTTCATCTGTTTACCAAATTGTATCGAACAGCCTGCATAATTTAAAGAATATCCTGtgtcacattttatatttaatgaagGAATTCATATGGAAGCCAGTTTTTTGTTGA